One Pseudomonas sp. MH9.2 DNA segment encodes these proteins:
- a CDS encoding potassium channel family protein gives MIALTALNTFIVMVSVFIHYELLLRLNSLMPRLKVWHRFRIVFGVLGALTAHAVEVWIFALAYYFMIESGHWGTLRGDFDGSLMDCVYFSFTTFTTLGFGDIEPQGVLKFLTGLEALTGLVLITWTASFLFIEMQKYWKTA, from the coding sequence ATGATAGCCCTTACAGCGCTGAACACCTTTATCGTCATGGTGTCCGTCTTCATCCACTATGAACTGCTGCTTCGCCTCAACTCTCTCATGCCGAGGCTGAAGGTCTGGCACCGTTTCAGGATAGTCTTTGGCGTACTGGGCGCACTCACAGCGCACGCCGTCGAAGTGTGGATTTTCGCCCTGGCCTATTACTTTATGATCGAGTCAGGTCATTGGGGTACGTTAAGGGGAGATTTTGATGGTAGCCTGATGGACTGTGTTTATTTCTCGTTCACCACCTTCACCACGCTCGGCTTTGGTGACATTGAACCCCAAGGGGTTCTTAAGTTTCTGACGGGACTTGAAGCGCTGACCGGCTTGGTGCTGATTACATGGACGGCCTCCTTTCTTTTTATCGAGATGCAGAAGTACTGGAAGACTGCGTAG
- the phbB gene encoding acetoacetyl-CoA reductase → MESRSRIAVVTGGMGGIGTAISQRLYQDGFRVIVGCSPNSSRKNDWIASQLEGGYHFDCVDTDITDWESTRKTFELVREMCGPIDVLVNNAGITRDASFRKLTPEDWNAVIGTNLSGLFNTTKQVIEGMLAKGWGRVINISSINGQRGQFGQTNYSAAKAGTHGFTMALAREVSGKGVTVNTVSPGYIQTNMTAAIRPDILDAMIAATPVGRLGLPAEIASIVAWLASEESAYSTGADFSVNGGMNMQ, encoded by the coding sequence ATGGAATCACGTAGCCGTATTGCAGTAGTAACAGGTGGGATGGGCGGTATTGGTACAGCTATCAGTCAGCGTCTGTACCAGGATGGATTTAGGGTCATTGTTGGCTGCAGCCCTAATTCCAGCCGAAAAAATGATTGGATAGCAAGTCAACTCGAAGGCGGTTATCACTTCGACTGCGTTGACACAGACATCACCGACTGGGAATCAACCCGCAAAACGTTCGAACTGGTGCGCGAGATGTGCGGCCCGATCGACGTACTGGTCAATAATGCGGGCATTACGCGCGACGCATCCTTTCGCAAGCTCACTCCCGAAGACTGGAACGCCGTTATCGGGACGAACCTGAGCGGACTATTCAATACCACCAAACAGGTTATTGAAGGGATGTTGGCGAAGGGCTGGGGCCGGGTCATCAACATCTCCTCCATCAACGGCCAGCGCGGCCAATTCGGCCAGACCAACTACTCCGCAGCCAAGGCCGGAACCCATGGTTTCACCATGGCGTTGGCCCGTGAAGTCTCAGGCAAGGGTGTGACGGTCAACACCGTATCCCCAGGCTACATCCAGACCAATATGACGGCGGCGATACGCCCGGACATTCTCGACGCCATGATCGCGGCAACCCCAGTCGGCCGCCTTGGCCTGCCCGCAGAAATCGCATCAATCGTTGCCTGGCTGGCCTCCGAAGAGTCCGCTTACAGCACCGGTGCCGACTTCTCGGTAAACGGCGGCATGAATATGCAGTAG
- a CDS encoding DUF3141 domain-containing protein, translating to MDNDYIVASQDKGLFVKHDVLENLSRLQHMNTSNVLDASRQRQEKTFTPLIQGQLTQPTLDDWQEYFADLSQRSLLFWDTLRQRGDNTLVHQRAGYPLLLKFNHETLIAGSDLPRPVNYSLLRILPGAEQNIDSSSQPVIIIDPRGGHGSGIGGFKQDSVIGESLRAGHPTYFIAFSHAPMPGQTLMDIVEAEAHFIEAVSALHPDGSKPVVVGNCQAGWALMGLAATHPELPGLIIINGAPLSYWAGVNGRNPMRYTGGLLGGGWTTRLASDLGNDRFDGTWLVSNFENLDPANTYWNKYYQLFSQVDSEAPRFLDFERWWGSPSLLNSEEIEMIVDNLFIGNHLSGGLGRKTLGLDLKQIEAPVVVFCSYGDNITSPQQALNWITDVYPSDLALQCAGRTIVYLQHASIGHLGIFVSGKVARREHRELLGAVDAINALPSGLYEMLIEDIPDPSGSDDARYRVRFEPRRIADIHDEGEPARDDDREFALVERASEINSSLYDGFVRPWMRQMINEPIAELLRKTHPFHQQQVVWSSLNPALWWLAGTAAQVHSDRRPARKDNPLLAWQDLFSNQMQDVLNAYRDVRDASLELCFYSVYGGLSALVDKQPARNLQEHAEQQDKVLIERLHEALALGGRLEALVRILFLIGRDSKKIDKRRVEQLIQQGPVPVEHYIDPIVLRETIRLQNLLVFVHPEESLRSLPLLLPETEARQQILAAVALLVPELLTTIGAEGKLWCELHSLLDIPLPGPSLAPQPSEADAVKLVAPPVATQPAPTLATTDASPARKPGRGVTKRTKPE from the coding sequence ATGGATAATGACTATATTGTTGCGTCGCAGGATAAAGGGCTTTTCGTAAAACATGATGTACTCGAAAATCTAAGTCGACTGCAACACATGAATACCTCGAACGTCCTCGACGCCTCGCGCCAGCGTCAGGAAAAAACGTTTACACCACTCATCCAGGGCCAGCTAACGCAACCCACCCTTGATGACTGGCAGGAGTACTTCGCCGACCTCAGTCAACGCAGCCTGCTGTTCTGGGACACCCTGCGCCAGCGCGGCGACAACACACTGGTCCACCAGCGCGCCGGGTATCCGTTGCTGCTCAAGTTCAATCATGAAACGCTGATCGCTGGCTCGGATCTCCCCCGCCCCGTCAACTACTCGCTATTACGAATCCTCCCTGGAGCAGAGCAAAACATCGACAGCAGCAGCCAGCCAGTAATCATCATTGATCCGCGCGGTGGTCATGGCTCGGGCATTGGCGGCTTCAAACAAGATTCGGTAATAGGCGAGAGCCTCAGAGCGGGCCATCCCACCTACTTCATCGCCTTCAGTCACGCGCCCATGCCAGGGCAAACGCTGATGGATATCGTCGAAGCCGAAGCCCATTTCATCGAAGCCGTCAGCGCCCTCCATCCTGACGGCAGCAAACCTGTTGTGGTCGGCAACTGTCAAGCCGGCTGGGCGTTAATGGGGTTGGCTGCAACACACCCGGAGCTGCCGGGATTGATCATCATCAACGGTGCTCCTTTGTCGTACTGGGCCGGTGTCAATGGACGCAATCCAATGCGTTATACCGGCGGCCTGCTGGGCGGGGGCTGGACGACTCGCCTGGCCAGCGATTTGGGCAACGACCGTTTCGACGGCACCTGGCTGGTCAGCAACTTCGAGAACCTGGACCCCGCCAATACCTATTGGAACAAGTACTACCAGCTGTTCAGTCAAGTCGACAGCGAGGCTCCGCGCTTTCTCGATTTCGAACGCTGGTGGGGCAGCCCGAGCCTGCTGAATAGCGAAGAAATCGAAATGATTGTCGACAACCTTTTCATCGGCAACCATCTGTCTGGAGGGCTCGGACGCAAGACCCTCGGGCTTGACCTGAAACAGATCGAAGCACCGGTGGTGGTGTTCTGCTCGTACGGAGACAACATCACATCCCCACAACAAGCACTGAACTGGATAACCGATGTCTATCCCAGCGATCTCGCTTTGCAGTGTGCTGGACGCACCATCGTCTACCTGCAGCACGCCAGTATCGGCCATCTGGGCATCTTCGTATCCGGCAAGGTCGCCCGGCGCGAACACCGTGAACTGCTCGGGGCTGTCGACGCAATCAATGCGCTGCCCTCGGGGCTGTATGAAATGCTGATCGAGGATATCCCTGACCCATCGGGCAGCGATGATGCACGCTATCGCGTACGTTTCGAACCCAGGCGAATCGCCGATATCCATGATGAAGGCGAGCCGGCGCGTGATGACGATCGCGAATTCGCGCTGGTAGAGCGCGCCTCCGAAATCAATAGCTCGCTTTACGACGGGTTCGTACGCCCCTGGATGCGCCAGATGATCAATGAGCCCATCGCAGAACTGTTGCGCAAGACGCACCCGTTCCATCAACAACAGGTGGTATGGAGCAGTCTGAATCCGGCACTGTGGTGGCTCGCTGGCACCGCCGCTCAAGTGCACAGCGATCGCCGCCCCGCCCGCAAAGACAACCCACTGCTGGCGTGGCAGGACCTGTTCTCCAACCAGATGCAGGACGTCCTGAATGCTTATCGTGATGTGCGTGACGCATCCCTTGAACTGTGTTTCTACAGTGTGTATGGAGGGTTAAGCGCCCTTGTTGACAAGCAGCCTGCGCGGAATCTTCAGGAGCATGCCGAGCAGCAAGACAAGGTCCTGATCGAGCGTCTGCATGAGGCTCTAGCCCTCGGCGGTAGACTGGAAGCGCTGGTACGAATACTTTTCCTGATCGGCCGTGACAGCAAGAAAATCGACAAGCGCCGCGTCGAGCAACTGATCCAGCAGGGCCCTGTTCCAGTCGAGCACTACATCGACCCCATTGTTCTGCGCGAAACCATACGACTGCAGAACCTGCTGGTCTTTGTTCACCCGGAAGAAAGCTTGCGCAGCCTGCCCTTGCTGCTCCCGGAAACCGAAGCACGCCAGCAGATCCTGGCGGCCGTGGCGCTATTAGTACCTGAGTTGCTAACGACTATCGGTGCTGAAGGAAAACTCTGGTGTGAACTGCACTCGCTACTCGACATCCCCCTGCCAGGCCCTAGTCTGGCCCCGCAGCCAAGTGAAGCAGATGCAGTCAAGCTGGTAGCCCCTCCTGTAGCGACACAGCCGGCGCCGACACTCGCTACCACGGATGCAAGTCCAGCGCGCAAACCAGGAAGGGGAGTAACAAAACGGACCAAGCCGGAATAA
- a CDS encoding phasin family protein: protein MSLFNTEKLQNAQKANLDLLQQISGKVFASVEQLSQLQFKTLRASTEEYFDGFRKLLAVRDPQGFAELQASFIQPHVQAERLAEFNRQMQELIVGTQSEIAKLTEGQVEAGTQQVQEFIEVMSKNAPAGSEPVVAAFKSTLANAGSVYENAQKAAKQAADIAQSGFAAATTAAGKAAPGKAAGGSK, encoded by the coding sequence ATGTCTTTGTTTAATACTGAAAAATTGCAAAACGCTCAGAAAGCTAACCTCGACCTCCTGCAGCAAATCAGCGGCAAAGTTTTCGCGAGTGTTGAGCAGCTTAGCCAACTGCAGTTCAAGACTCTGCGTGCTTCCACCGAGGAATACTTCGATGGTTTTCGCAAGCTGCTGGCGGTACGTGATCCTCAAGGCTTTGCGGAGCTGCAAGCATCCTTTATCCAGCCGCATGTACAGGCCGAACGCCTTGCTGAGTTCAATCGTCAAATGCAAGAATTGATTGTCGGCACACAGTCGGAAATCGCCAAGTTGACTGAGGGTCAAGTCGAGGCGGGCACTCAACAAGTGCAAGAATTCATTGAAGTGATGAGCAAAAATGCGCCGGCTGGCTCTGAGCCTGTCGTGGCCGCGTTCAAATCGACGCTGGCGAATGCCGGTAGCGTTTATGAAAACGCACAGAAAGCTGCCAAGCAGGCTGCTGACATTGCCCAGAGCGGCTTCGCCGCAGCGACCACCGCAGCTGGCAAAGCCGCACCGGGCAAGGCAGCGGGCGGTAGCAAGTAA
- the phaR gene encoding polyhydroxyalkanoate synthesis repressor PhaR, which yields MTDNSRSNTRLIKKYPNRRLYDTYTSSHLTLADIRQLVVDKIPFQVVDAKTGEDLTRSILLQVILEAESGGEPIFSSEMLMGIIQFYGPFQGVLGSYLDKSIQTVIDIQSQTGAQSSEAWSEFMHQQAPVMQDLMRQYVDQSKALYLNTQNLFGLFGGTPPGQTGPSAGRKKNGDGE from the coding sequence ATGACAGATAACAGTCGGAGCAACACCCGCCTGATCAAGAAATACCCCAATCGCCGCCTGTATGACACGTACACCAGCAGTCATTTGACGCTTGCGGATATACGCCAACTGGTCGTCGATAAAATCCCGTTCCAGGTGGTCGACGCCAAGACTGGCGAGGATCTGACTCGAAGCATCTTGCTTCAGGTGATTCTAGAAGCCGAAAGTGGCGGTGAACCGATCTTCTCCAGCGAGATGCTCATGGGGATTATCCAGTTCTACGGCCCCTTCCAGGGCGTCCTCGGCAGCTACCTGGATAAAAGCATCCAGACAGTTATCGACATCCAGTCGCAAACGGGTGCGCAGTCCTCTGAGGCGTGGAGCGAGTTCATGCACCAGCAGGCACCGGTCATGCAGGATTTGATGCGCCAATATGTCGACCAATCGAAGGCGCTCTACCTAAACACTCAAAACCTCTTCGGTTTGTTCGGCGGCACACCGCCAGGCCAGACTGGACCAAGCGCCGGACGAAAAAAAAATGGCGACGGGGAGTGA
- a CDS encoding AraC family transcriptional regulator has protein sequence MLVNTLSAQGLDVANLCQEAGLDMEIMGQPATFCRRSIMYRLWDLATQVSGNPDIGLKAYGHVHPGSFQIVGYTMMSSLNLKRALERLVRFSALIGTGFSLFFVQEGQNYRLSGLDLQQPDSVKPRQYTDAGLASLLGFCRWLTGGHLPQPLSIEFSYPEPESILEHQQLFACPLIFGAAYDSIVFDGQELLRPLSMANEALATLHDSFAEAQLDLLFGFSILGRVRAMITQRLSQGLGPGFFDMESMAAALHISKRTLQRALEKDGVQYKDVLSDLRRQMADFYLRHSHYNMKHVAYLLGFHDHSSFHKACCRWFDMPPGQYRTDGSPLKVEEEKRPSGRTLEKAREPDRQESAYAWPGFLMGGDYAVQRSTFTGLLDK, from the coding sequence GTGTTGGTGAATACACTTTCGGCCCAAGGTTTGGATGTCGCCAACCTGTGCCAGGAAGCCGGGCTGGACATGGAAATCATGGGGCAGCCGGCTACCTTTTGTCGGCGAAGCATTATGTACCGTCTATGGGACCTGGCGACGCAGGTCTCGGGCAATCCAGATATAGGTCTGAAAGCCTACGGACACGTACACCCGGGCAGTTTCCAGATCGTGGGTTACACGATGATGTCCAGCCTGAACCTGAAACGCGCCCTGGAGCGTTTAGTTCGTTTCAGCGCGTTGATTGGTACTGGATTCAGCCTGTTCTTTGTTCAGGAAGGGCAGAATTATCGCCTGTCCGGGCTTGACCTCCAGCAACCCGACTCGGTTAAACCCCGGCAGTACACCGATGCAGGACTTGCTTCGCTGCTCGGTTTTTGCCGCTGGCTTACGGGTGGACATCTTCCGCAACCCCTGAGTATAGAGTTCTCCTATCCAGAGCCCGAGAGCATCCTGGAACATCAGCAACTCTTTGCTTGTCCGTTAATTTTCGGGGCGGCTTATGACAGCATCGTGTTCGATGGGCAGGAACTGCTGCGTCCCTTGAGTATGGCGAATGAGGCATTAGCCACTCTCCATGACAGTTTTGCCGAGGCTCAGCTGGACCTGTTGTTCGGTTTCTCTATTCTTGGCCGGGTTCGCGCGATGATCACTCAGCGCTTGAGCCAAGGGCTGGGACCTGGATTCTTCGACATGGAGTCAATGGCTGCAGCGCTCCACATCAGCAAACGAACACTTCAACGAGCGCTTGAGAAGGATGGCGTGCAATACAAGGATGTCTTGAGCGATCTGCGCAGGCAAATGGCTGACTTCTATCTGCGCCACTCTCATTACAATATGAAGCATGTGGCCTATCTCCTTGGCTTCCACGACCACAGCAGCTTCCATAAAGCGTGCTGTCGCTGGTTCGACATGCCGCCTGGCCAGTACCGGACCGATGGATCGCCGCTCAAGGTCGAGGAAGAAAAGCGCCCCTCTGGCAGGACATTAGAGAAAGCACGAGAACCCGACAGGCAAGAGAGTGCGTACGCGTGGCCAGGGTTCCTGATGGGGGGTGATTATGCAGTGCAGCGCTCTACCTTCACCGGGCTTCTCGATAAGTAA
- a CDS encoding cation acetate symporter, whose protein sequence is MTTLRNVILAGLGLLPASLVLAGPSLAGAVEKQPLNLHAIGMFFVFVLGTLLITWWAARQTHSTSDFYTAGGGITGFQNGLAIAGDYMSAATLLGLSSLVFAKGYDGFIYTIGFFVGWPIITFLMAERLRNLGRYTFADIVSYRLDQNKVRIFAAFGSLTVVCCYLIVQMVGAGQLIKLLFGLDYPVAVVIVGALMLVYVIFGGMIATTWVQIIKAVLLLAGGTTLAVMAMSQFDFSYEMLATKAIEAHASGWNIMGPGAMLADPINTASMSLGLVFGIAGLPHILMRFFTVPNAKEARKSVFYATGFIGFFFLVVCTLGFAAMVIIGTDPQYYVNGQVGGTLIGGGNMVAMHLAKAVGGNLFFGFLSAVAFATILAVVSGLALAGASAISHDLYATVLKKGKATEKQEMRVTRMATVGLGIIAILLGILFEKMNVAFLVGLTFGIAASTNFPVLIMAMYWKGLTTKGAILGGFAGLICALVLVILSPAVWVTVLGHAKAIFPYDHPALFSMPLAFLVIVVVSKLDRSVRADNERDAYADQFVRAQTGLGAASASSH, encoded by the coding sequence ATGACTACTCTGCGTAATGTGATCCTTGCCGGCCTCGGCCTTCTGCCTGCTTCACTTGTACTCGCAGGGCCCTCGCTGGCCGGCGCAGTGGAAAAACAGCCACTCAATCTGCATGCCATCGGCATGTTTTTCGTTTTCGTCCTGGGCACTCTCCTCATTACCTGGTGGGCAGCGCGACAAACTCACTCCACCTCCGATTTCTACACCGCTGGCGGTGGCATCACAGGGTTCCAGAACGGTCTGGCAATTGCCGGCGACTACATGTCTGCGGCAACCCTGCTGGGCCTTTCGAGCCTGGTGTTCGCCAAAGGCTACGATGGCTTCATCTATACCATTGGCTTCTTCGTGGGCTGGCCGATCATCACCTTCCTGATGGCCGAGCGCCTACGCAACCTGGGGCGCTATACCTTCGCCGACATCGTTTCGTATCGCCTTGACCAAAACAAGGTACGCATCTTCGCCGCCTTTGGTTCGTTGACGGTGGTGTGCTGCTACCTGATCGTGCAAATGGTCGGCGCGGGTCAGTTAATCAAGCTGTTATTCGGCCTCGACTACCCGGTGGCGGTAGTGATCGTCGGCGCACTAATGTTGGTCTACGTCATCTTTGGCGGCATGATCGCGACCACTTGGGTGCAGATCATCAAAGCCGTGCTATTGCTCGCGGGTGGCACCACGCTCGCGGTGATGGCTATGTCCCAGTTTGATTTCAGCTATGAGATGTTGGCGACCAAAGCCATCGAAGCTCATGCCAGCGGCTGGAACATCATGGGCCCCGGCGCCATGCTCGCCGATCCGATCAATACGGCCTCCATGTCTCTCGGCCTGGTATTCGGCATCGCCGGTCTGCCACACATCCTGATGCGTTTCTTCACCGTGCCGAACGCTAAGGAAGCACGCAAATCGGTGTTCTACGCTACAGGTTTCATCGGTTTCTTCTTCCTTGTGGTCTGTACCTTGGGCTTTGCCGCGATGGTGATCATTGGCACCGACCCGCAGTACTACGTCAATGGCCAGGTAGGCGGTACGTTGATCGGCGGCGGCAACATGGTCGCAATGCATTTGGCTAAAGCAGTGGGCGGCAACCTGTTCTTCGGCTTCCTCTCGGCCGTGGCCTTCGCCACCATCCTCGCAGTGGTTTCCGGTCTGGCCCTGGCCGGTGCTTCAGCCATTTCCCACGACCTCTATGCCACCGTACTGAAGAAAGGCAAGGCCACCGAGAAGCAAGAAATGCGCGTGACCCGCATGGCCACTGTCGGCCTCGGCATCATCGCCATTCTGCTGGGCATTCTGTTCGAGAAGATGAACGTCGCTTTCCTGGTCGGTCTGACCTTCGGCATTGCCGCTTCGACCAACTTCCCTGTCCTGATCATGGCCATGTACTGGAAAGGCCTGACAACTAAAGGCGCAATCCTCGGTGGCTTTGCCGGTCTGATCTGCGCGCTGGTGCTGGTGATCCTGTCGCCAGCAGTATGGGTAACCGTACTCGGCCACGCCAAGGCGATCTTCCCCTACGACCACCCGGCACTGTTCTCCATGCCGCTGGCCTTCCTGGTGATCGTCGTGGTATCCAAACTCGACCGCAGTGTCCGGGCAGACAATGAACGGGACGCCTACGCCGACCAGTTTGTGCGTGCACAGACCGGCCTCGGAGCCGCCAGCGCTTCCAGCCATTGA
- a CDS encoding DUF485 domain-containing protein — translation MSNIHATDTQRCERIRANPKFIKLVQSRSRLAWSLSAAVLGTYYSFMLVVAFAPQWLHAPLAENRMMTVGMPVGAAIIIFSWLLTGWYVYKANTRFDTLGAEVLEESK, via the coding sequence ATGAGCAATATCCATGCAACCGACACCCAGCGCTGCGAACGCATTCGGGCCAATCCGAAATTCATCAAATTAGTGCAGAGCCGTTCGCGCCTGGCGTGGTCGCTGAGCGCTGCCGTACTGGGCACTTACTACTCGTTCATGCTGGTGGTGGCTTTTGCCCCTCAGTGGCTGCATGCACCACTGGCCGAGAATCGCATGATGACCGTGGGCATGCCCGTGGGCGCAGCGATCATCATCTTCTCCTGGCTGCTCACCGGCTGGTATGTCTACAAAGCCAACACCCGCTTTGACACCTTGGGCGCTGAAGTTCTCGAGGAGAGCAAGTGA
- a CDS encoding acyl-CoA synthetase, with product MSIFEQGLAPSAVNHIALSPLSFIERTASVYPDYPAVIHGSIRRTWAQTYARCRRLASALAGRGIGKNDTVAVMLPNIPAMLEVHFAVPMIGAVLNPLNVRLDAEAIAFMLQHGEAKVLITDREFHDVIRAAIGMLDHPPLVIDVDDPEYGEGQAVSDLDYEALLAEGDPAFAWQWPDDEWQAIALNYTSGTTGNPKGVVYHHRGAYLNSLGNQMIWNIGHHPVFLWTLPMFHCNGWCYPWIVTAMAGVHVFLRRVDPQKILTLIREHQVTHFCGAPIVLNALVNMPESAKAAIDHPINAMVAGAAPPAKVIGAVEEMGIKVTHVYGLTETYGPVTICAWHAEWDELPLDERAQVKSRQGVRYPTLEGVMVADPKTLEPTPRDGQTIGEIFMRGNTVMKGYLKNPTATAEAFEGGWFHTGDLAVCHPDGYVEIKDRLKDIIISGGENISTIELEGVLYRHSGVLEAAVVARPDEKWGETPCAFITLKADHQNVREADIISFCREHLAGFKVPRTVVFTLLPKTSTGKIQKFLLRDMAKNL from the coding sequence ATGTCGATCTTCGAGCAGGGGTTAGCCCCTTCGGCTGTCAATCATATTGCTTTGTCGCCGCTCAGCTTCATTGAGCGCACTGCCAGCGTCTACCCTGACTACCCCGCCGTGATCCACGGTTCGATTCGTCGTACCTGGGCGCAAACCTATGCGCGCTGCCGTCGTCTGGCCTCGGCGCTGGCCGGTCGCGGCATTGGCAAGAACGATACCGTGGCCGTGATGTTGCCTAACATCCCAGCCATGCTTGAGGTTCACTTTGCAGTGCCAATGATCGGCGCGGTGCTCAACCCGCTCAATGTGCGCCTGGATGCCGAAGCGATTGCCTTCATGCTCCAGCACGGCGAGGCCAAGGTGCTGATCACTGACCGCGAGTTCCATGACGTGATCCGCGCCGCCATCGGCATGCTGGACCACCCGCCGCTGGTGATTGACGTCGATGACCCGGAGTATGGCGAAGGCCAGGCCGTCAGCGACCTCGATTACGAAGCGCTGCTGGCCGAAGGTGATCCCGCGTTCGCCTGGCAATGGCCGGACGACGAGTGGCAGGCGATTGCACTGAACTACACTTCCGGCACCACCGGTAACCCGAAAGGCGTGGTCTACCACCATCGGGGCGCTTACCTGAACTCGCTGGGCAACCAGATGATCTGGAACATCGGGCACCACCCGGTTTTTCTGTGGACCTTGCCGATGTTTCACTGCAACGGCTGGTGCTACCCGTGGATCGTCACTGCGATGGCTGGCGTGCATGTGTTCTTGCGCCGCGTCGACCCGCAGAAGATTCTGACCCTGATCCGCGAGCATCAGGTCACCCACTTCTGTGGTGCACCGATCGTGCTCAACGCTCTGGTCAACATGCCTGAGTCGGCGAAGGCTGCCATTGATCACCCTATCAATGCCATGGTCGCAGGCGCCGCGCCACCGGCCAAAGTGATCGGCGCCGTGGAAGAGATGGGCATCAAGGTCACCCACGTCTACGGCCTGACCGAGACCTACGGCCCGGTCACGATTTGTGCCTGGCATGCCGAGTGGGATGAACTGCCGCTCGATGAGCGTGCCCAGGTCAAATCCCGCCAGGGTGTGCGCTACCCGACGCTGGAAGGCGTGATGGTGGCCGACCCGAAAACCCTGGAACCTACACCACGCGACGGCCAGACCATCGGCGAGATCTTCATGCGCGGCAACACGGTGATGAAGGGCTATCTGAAGAACCCGACCGCCACCGCAGAAGCTTTCGAAGGCGGCTGGTTCCATACCGGCGACCTGGCGGTCTGTCATCCCGATGGTTATGTAGAGATCAAGGACCGGCTCAAAGACATCATCATCTCGGGTGGCGAGAACATCTCCACCATCGAGCTTGAAGGCGTGCTCTACCGCCACTCGGGTGTGCTGGAAGCGGCCGTGGTTGCACGCCCCGATGAGAAGTGGGGAGAAACGCCTTGCGCGTTCATCACCCTCAAGGCCGACCACCAGAACGTTCGCGAAGCCGACATTATCAGCTTTTGCCGCGAGCATCTGGCAGGGTTCAAGGTGCCGCGCACCGTGGTGTTCACACTGCTGCCGAAGACTTCTACCGGGAAGATTCAGAAGTTCCTCCTGCGGGACATGGCCAAGAACCTTTAG